A stretch of the Geovibrio thiophilus genome encodes the following:
- a CDS encoding cytochrome c3 family protein — MWQKLKNFSRKDPLIFVLAIIVIVVGATFGGLEAMHMTSTDTFCKTCHAEQRVGVRGEHFTWDKNIHSKADVSCLDCHGDPGIIGYLDAHVIAGTKSLLYQIFVSEEKIVELLTHAATDPVAAEHAAPDSACLFCHSDDVNQKLRREKLISVGIHFRNIDEVKNPTYRTSYGLASITGEPVTKGVEPNHAKHISAGLLCTNCHIGVAHGGELYNKPKMQTCFDCHDTVREKVQTVPANEDCAACHTMQKGLQEGTYVKGVDEMRWYMADLSCSDCHDSAFERPNSDKCVMCHDDSYASIMTDTQEAFAERLAEVKGKYAQLFSEREDMPMGKRALFNEYARIIRIAEMDGSKGVHNPDYLDALFTRALELTEAIDTWTAPVAEEAAAPMVQKAAAEEAPAAPAFAGNPAELMEIASAMEIINIAEKYVPEPTKPAVNFEHLAHAQKMACTECHSDPESGVLKFEVGEIKGMKNDFHEKLCIDCHTKQRVKKTCNTCHK, encoded by the coding sequence ATGTGGCAGAAACTCAAAAACTTCAGCCGTAAAGACCCTCTCATCTTCGTACTTGCCATAATTGTTATTGTTGTGGGAGCCACGTTTGGCGGTCTTGAGGCTATGCACATGACCAGTACGGACACATTCTGTAAAACGTGTCATGCAGAACAGAGAGTCGGCGTACGGGGCGAACACTTCACATGGGACAAGAACATCCACAGCAAGGCGGACGTAAGCTGTCTTGACTGTCACGGAGATCCCGGCATCATCGGCTATCTTGACGCGCATGTCATCGCCGGTACAAAAAGTCTTTTATATCAGATATTCGTTTCAGAGGAGAAAATTGTTGAACTCCTCACTCATGCGGCTACAGATCCTGTGGCGGCTGAGCACGCGGCGCCCGATTCGGCATGTCTTTTCTGCCACTCGGACGATGTCAACCAGAAGCTCCGCAGAGAGAAGCTTATCTCCGTCGGCATCCACTTCAGGAACATAGACGAGGTTAAGAACCCCACCTACAGAACATCATACGGACTCGCCAGTATCACAGGCGAACCTGTAACCAAAGGTGTTGAGCCTAACCACGCAAAACACATAAGCGCAGGTCTTCTCTGCACAAACTGCCACATTGGGGTTGCCCACGGCGGCGAGCTTTACAACAAGCCCAAAATGCAGACATGCTTTGACTGCCACGACACAGTAAGAGAAAAAGTGCAGACAGTTCCCGCAAACGAGGACTGCGCTGCTTGCCATACAATGCAGAAGGGTCTTCAGGAAGGCACATATGTGAAAGGTGTGGACGAGATGAGATGGTACATGGCTGACCTCTCCTGCTCCGACTGCCACGACTCAGCCTTTGAGCGCCCCAACAGCGATAAATGCGTAATGTGCCATGATGATTCATACGCATCGATCATGACAGACACTCAGGAAGCTTTCGCTGAGAGACTTGCTGAAGTTAAAGGCAAATACGCACAGCTTTTCAGCGAAAGAGAAGACATGCCCATGGGCAAACGTGCTCTCTTCAATGAATATGCGCGTATAATCAGAATCGCGGAAATGGACGGCTCCAAAGGCGTTCATAACCCCGACTACCTTGATGCCCTCTTCACAAGAGCACTTGAGCTGACAGAGGCTATAGACACATGGACAGCGCCCGTTGCTGAGGAAGCAGCGGCGCCTATGGTACAAAAAGCCGCTGCGGAGGAAGCTCCCGCTGCGCCTGCGTTTGCCGGCAACCCGGCAGAGCTCATGGAAATAGCCTCAGCTATGGAGATAATCAACATAGCAGAGAAATATGTTCCCGAGCCCACAAAGCCCGCAGTAAACTTTGAGCACCTTGCGCACGCTCAGAAGATGGCATGCACAGAATGCCACTCTGACCCTGAATCAGGCGTTCTCAAGTTTGAAGTCGGCGAAATCAAAGGCATGAAAAACGATTTCCACGAAAAACTCTGCATAGACTGCCACACGAAACAGCGTGTGAAAAAGACATGCAACACATGCCACAAGTAA
- the atpE gene encoding ATP synthase F0 subunit C, with protein MSKAAKILFNVAAIMAVFSVSAFAAEGGETYKWAHYIAAGFGMGIAALGTGMGQGNAIRGAVEGISRNPSASGKISTTMIIGLALIESIAIYALVVALILLLVV; from the coding sequence ATGTCTAAAGCAGCAAAAATTCTTTTCAACGTAGCAGCAATAATGGCTGTATTTTCAGTAAGCGCATTCGCGGCGGAAGGCGGCGAAACTTACAAATGGGCACACTACATAGCAGCAGGCTTCGGTATGGGTATAGCCGCTCTCGGTACAGGTATGGGTCAGGGTAACGCTATCCGCGGCGCCGTTGAAGGTATCTCCAGAAACCCCAGCGCATCAGGCAAAATATCCACTACCATGATCATCGGTCTTGCGCTTATCGAATCAATCGCAATCTACGCACTCGTAGTTGCGCTTATCCTTCTTCTTGTTGTTTAA
- the atpB gene encoding F0F1 ATP synthase subunit A: MEHPLNISMLFPADIGHTYWHVMMTFVVMLFTLFLGSIASRQGSEIPGRAQGAFETAVGAVYNMGVELMGEEGKPYIPLIFGIGVYVLFSNWMGLIPGFLAPTSNLNSTIAPALVVFFTYQAIGIKKHGAHYIKHFLGPVAFLAPLMFVIEVIGHLARPMSLSMRLFGNVFGEELVIVILFMLVPFLIPLPMVMLGMFTGALQAYVFMMLSMIYISGALEEAH; the protein is encoded by the coding sequence ATGGAACACCCGCTTAATATTTCCATGCTTTTTCCCGCGGATATCGGGCACACTTACTGGCATGTCATGATGACCTTCGTAGTAATGCTGTTCACCCTTTTCCTCGGAAGCATAGCCTCCAGACAGGGCAGCGAAATCCCCGGCAGAGCGCAGGGCGCTTTCGAGACTGCTGTCGGAGCTGTTTACAACATGGGCGTTGAACTCATGGGCGAAGAGGGCAAACCCTATATACCCCTTATTTTCGGTATAGGCGTTTATGTCCTTTTTTCCAACTGGATGGGGCTCATACCCGGCTTTCTCGCGCCCACATCAAACCTGAACTCCACCATAGCGCCCGCTCTGGTAGTTTTCTTCACTTATCAGGCGATAGGCATTAAAAAACACGGCGCGCACTACATTAAGCATTTCCTCGGACCCGTGGCTTTTCTTGCCCCTCTTATGTTTGTAATTGAGGTCATCGGTCACCTCGCGAGACCCATGTCTCTCTCCATGAGGCTTTTCGGCAACGTTTTCGGTGAGGAGCTTGTTATAGTTATCCTTTTCATGCTCGTTCCTTTTCTTATACCTCTGCCCATGGTTATGCTCGGCATGTTCACCGGCGCTCTTCAGGCGTATGTGTTCATGATGCTTTCTATGATCTATATCAGTGGTGCACTTGAAGAAGCACACTAA
- a CDS encoding ATP synthase subunit I: MKITNKIIILSLIFSAILYTVCTIFFDKSFTIGVLCGYLLAVLNFFMLSRNIRNAFEGQIFRAVAFNTQVRLLGTGAAVWAAYEYLHAGMIGILVGISVVPLCILLVAVYHYRSENDDTSDGCGGSA; this comes from the coding sequence ATGAAGATAACAAATAAAATCATCATTCTTTCATTGATCTTTTCCGCTATCTTGTATACAGTATGCACGATCTTTTTTGATAAAAGTTTCACGATCGGGGTTCTGTGCGGTTATTTACTTGCCGTGCTGAATTTTTTCATGCTCTCAAGGAATATCAGAAACGCATTTGAAGGACAGATTTTCCGCGCGGTAGCCTTTAACACGCAAGTGAGGCTTCTGGGAACCGGAGCCGCTGTCTGGGCTGCTTATGAATATCTCCATGCCGGCATGATAGGCATACTTGTAGGGATCTCTGTTGTACCCCTGTGTATACTTCTGGTCGCTGTTTATCATTACCGCTCCGAAAATGATGATACATCAGACGGATGCGGAGGGTCGGCTTGA
- a CDS encoding AtpZ/AtpI family protein, translating to MMNSEEKNKVESKLKKADKLMHASSIGMSFVFSILIGTGMGWWLDKYFGTKPVLTFIFMLLGIAAGFKNMIYFMKKAGVFDEDNK from the coding sequence ATGATGAACAGCGAAGAAAAAAACAAGGTTGAGTCAAAACTCAAAAAAGCCGACAAACTTATGCACGCAAGCTCAATAGGCATGTCGTTCGTATTCAGCATACTTATAGGAACAGGCATGGGCTGGTGGCTTGATAAATATTTCGGCACAAAACCCGTGCTGACCTTTATCTTCATGCTGTTGGGAATAGCTGCCGGATTTAAAAACATGATTTATTTTATGAAAAAAGCCGGCGTTTTTGATGAAGATAACAAATAA
- a CDS encoding cation:proton antiporter, giving the protein MTLSPNELAVMFLSLGILLFTAKLFGEIAKKYGQPSVLGEILAGIILGPTVLGFFAPSVTDFLFPAEGLRKVVMDSIATISIVLFLLVAGMEADIGTIRKQGRQVFSIGVSGIAAPFIMGFAAAYFFPGLLGMEAGGEVLFFALFIATALAISALPVIAKTLMDLNYYKSELGMLIVASAIFNDIVGWMMFAAVLSLAGKGDVSHMPIYATIALTLLFTLFMITVMRRLIHKILPWVQAHFSWPEGILAFSLALTMVGAAATEMIGIHAIFGAFLVGLALGDTHHFREKTRTIIEQFVSSFFAPLFFASIGLNVNFITNFDFTVTALFLVIGTIGKVAGCSAAARFSGQGKRESFAIGFAMNARGAMEIILGLVALNFGLISEKVFVALVVLAIVTSVISGPAIKMLLKLKKSFNFRDYLEPKAFVLINNPVDKYRAIEMLCAPLSTVTGIRYDTIRAAVMDRESIMPTGLKNGVAIPHARLRDLKKPVIAAGITSHGIDFGSTDGHPAHCVFLILTPTEDNMAQLEILSGIARTFKEQEFDSKTVRPNNFTEFISMIKSNGSA; this is encoded by the coding sequence ATGACGCTCAGCCCTAACGAACTTGCAGTGATGTTTCTTTCGCTGGGTATTCTGCTTTTCACCGCCAAGCTTTTCGGCGAGATAGCAAAGAAGTACGGGCAGCCCTCCGTTCTCGGCGAAATTCTGGCGGGGATAATTCTCGGTCCCACTGTGCTCGGTTTCTTTGCGCCTTCGGTTACTGATTTCCTTTTCCCCGCCGAAGGTCTCAGAAAAGTTGTCATGGACAGCATAGCCACTATCTCCATTGTTCTTTTCCTCCTTGTCGCCGGTATGGAAGCGGATATAGGCACGATCCGCAAACAGGGCAGACAGGTTTTCAGCATAGGTGTTTCAGGAATTGCCGCTCCCTTCATAATGGGCTTTGCCGCCGCATATTTTTTCCCGGGGCTTTTAGGCATGGAAGCGGGGGGAGAGGTGCTGTTCTTTGCCCTCTTCATAGCTACCGCTCTTGCCATATCCGCTCTGCCTGTTATCGCCAAAACTCTGATGGATCTTAATTATTACAAAAGCGAGCTGGGCATGCTCATAGTAGCCTCGGCAATTTTCAACGACATTGTCGGCTGGATGATGTTCGCCGCAGTGCTGAGTCTTGCGGGCAAGGGCGATGTGAGCCATATGCCGATTTACGCTACCATAGCTCTGACACTGCTTTTCACTCTTTTTATGATAACAGTGATGCGCAGACTGATTCATAAAATACTCCCGTGGGTTCAGGCGCATTTCAGCTGGCCGGAGGGGATTCTGGCGTTTTCGCTGGCGCTTACCATGGTCGGCGCCGCAGCCACCGAGATGATAGGGATCCATGCTATCTTCGGCGCTTTTCTGGTGGGGCTTGCGCTGGGCGACACTCACCATTTCAGGGAAAAAACCAGAACAATAATAGAACAGTTCGTATCGTCATTCTTCGCGCCGCTTTTCTTCGCCAGCATAGGTCTGAATGTCAACTTCATCACCAATTTTGATTTTACGGTAACGGCACTGTTTCTTGTGATAGGAACAATCGGCAAAGTCGCCGGATGCAGCGCCGCCGCCCGTTTCTCCGGACAGGGCAAAAGGGAGTCTTTCGCCATCGGCTTTGCCATGAACGCCCGGGGAGCCATGGAGATAATTCTCGGGCTTGTTGCGCTTAATTTCGGGCTGATAAGCGAGAAGGTTTTTGTGGCGCTGGTTGTGCTGGCGATAGTTACTTCGGTTATCAGCGGTCCCGCTATTAAGATGCTTCTGAAACTGAAGAAAAGCTTTAACTTCAGGGATTATCTGGAACCGAAGGCATTCGTTCTGATAAATAATCCTGTTGATAAATACAGGGCTATCGAGATGCTTTGCGCGCCTCTTTCGACAGTGACAGGAATCCGTTACGACACAATACGGGCGGCTGTTATGGACAGAGAGAGTATTATGCCTACCGGACTCAAAAACGGTGTTGCCATACCCCACGCGAGGCTGAGAGATTTGAAAAAACCTGTGATCGCAGCGGGAATCACCTCCCACGGAATAGACTTCGGCTCAACGGACGGACATCCCGCTCACTGTGTGTTTCTGATCCTCACCCCGACGGAGGACAACATGGCGCAGCTTGAAATTCTCTCCGGTATAGCAAGGACCTTCAAGGAGCAGGAGTTCGATTCCAAAACCGTGAGACCGAACAACTTCACGGAGTTCATCTCAATGATAAAAAGCAACGGCAGCGCATAA